From the genome of Salvia splendens isolate huo1 chromosome 7, SspV2, whole genome shotgun sequence:
tGGTACtatgtttttcttgatttttgatCGTGGCGAACAGTGTATTTCTTGATCTCACATGCTCAATTTAAGCTATCTGTATTCTTGATTATTGAATGAGGTACCCTCTCTAATGATTTTTTGACACAAATTTCAATCTGGACATGCTTGAATCTCTCTTCGAAGTCAATAATGGTTGAATTTTAGGCAATTTATGAACTAGGCTTTTAtacttctctctctcaaagttGCAGTGTAAGCACACGTGTGGTATGTGTTTGGCTTTGATGAAACTAGAGGTTTGAACAGGGAACGAGGCACTGGAGAAGATGGCAACTTTCGGGCTGTCGCCAAACATGACTCTGTATTTGATTAACGAGTATCATATGCAGATGACAACCACTGCAAACGTGTTGTTTATGTGGTCGGCCGCAACAAATTTCATGCCACTTGTTGGAGCTGTGGTTGCTGATTCATACTTGGGAAAATTTCATACAATTGGATTTGGATCTATTGTCTGTCTCATGGTGATTCGAACTCCTTTTTGTCGTTGTCGTCTGAATTCTTCTACTTAATAGCCTCAAATTTGATCCGatgtgtgtgttttctgtccTAAATCGAACATGACAAGCTAACCTTTGATTCCAGGGGATTATTATCCTATGGTCGACAGCAGTGATCCCACAAGCGAGCCCTCCGCCATGTGATCAGTCGAGCAACGTTTGCATCTCTGCAACGACCTTCCAGATTATGTATCTATGCCTCTCGTTTGGACTAATTTCTATCGGGGCAGGAGGAATTAGGTCGTCTTCCTTAGCCTTTGGTGCGGATCAGTTGGAAAAGAAAGGATTCCACAAAAGCCCTGGTGTCAAACAGAGCTACTTCGGCTGGTACTACGCTTCTTACACGTTGTCTGTCCTTGTTGCCCTAACTTGTGTCGTATATATTCAAGAGAACTTGGGATGGGGAGTCGGTTTTGCAGTTCCCGGTGTGCTCATGCTAGTCTCTGTCACCTCTTTCTTTCTGGCATCCCCCTTTTATGTCAGATTCAAGATTAGCTCGAGTTTGATCACCGGCTTCGTTCAAGTGGTCGTAGCTGCTTTCAGAAACCGGCACCTCAAGTTGTTGGACAGCACGAGCGATGTATACCACTGCAAGAACGGCTCTGGCCTTGTGATCCCTAGTGAAAAGCTAAGGTACAGCGTACATTATGTGCTCGTTGTCTATGTTTTAGTCGTACAATATAGTAACGAAACACTAGTTTGTCGATGATGTTAGGTTTCTGAATAAGGCCTGCGTTGTAAGAGACGCTGAGACAGAGTTGACAACTGACGGGAGGGCCGCAAATCCATGCCGGCTTTGTACGGTTGAACGAGTCGAGGAGCTCAAGGCACTTCTGAGAGTCGTCCCGATATGGTCCTCAGGGATGATCATGTCGATAAACCTGAGCCAGAGCACTTTTCCGTTGCTCCAAGCAGTCTCAATGGACCGGCATATAACTTCGAGTTTTGAGATCCCGGCAGCCTCGTTTAGCGTGTTCATGATCGTGGCTGTTATCCTATGGGTCATTCTCTACGACCGCGTGTTTCTCCCCTTAGCATCCCGCATCAAGGGGAGACCCGTTCGTGTGAGTACTAGAGTGAGAATGGGGATAGGGATCTTCATCTCGTTCCTAGCCATGATCGTCTCGGCCACGGTGGAGGCCATCCGTCGATTCGTCGCCATCAAGAATGGAAAAGTTAACAACCCACAGTCCGTCGTGGCCATGTCAGCACTATGGCTCCTCccacagaactttctcacggggTTTGCAGAGGCCTCCAACGCGATTGCACAGAACGAGTTCTACTTCTCCGAGCTACCGAGAAGCATGTCGAGCATAGCCTCCACGCTTCTTGGGATTGGGATGTGCCTAGCGAACATCCTCGCAAGCTCGATCATGAACATGGTCGACTACTTTTCGAAGCAAGGCGGGGGCCAGAGCTGGATCTCGAGCAACATCAACGAGGGCCGCTTTGATTACTACTACCTTGTTCTTGCTGGTTTGAGCATGGCTAACATGATGTATTTTCTCGGTTGTAGCGCCGCGTTCGGGCCATCGAGGGATGACGGAAAGCCGCCGGAGGAAGAGGATGAGTGTGACTTGTGAGTTTCTTATCTTTATGTGTCTATATTTACAATAAAAAGTGATGATATGAAGACTTGCAGAAGTTCTTGACATTAAGTACTCATATGTTTTAGGGTTTATGAGGTTATGTATGTACTTCTCACTATACATAGGTCAAGTTCCGAGATTTATTTGAATCTTGGAGTTTTGTTTTCTTGAGGCACCATCTTTGAATTTTTATGCCAAAATATGGTGCAAAATGTACTTTTATTTCACTATTAGGGTGGGTTATCATGTATCGAGAATATCGTTGTTTTTTGTGTAAATCTGACTTGTGAAGTTGTACGAGTTGTAATATAGAATGTGCAAATGAAAGTTTGTTCATTTGTTTATGTTTTAATCATATATTGTATTTCATCATGAAATGGTATATCGGCGTTTTTTTTGTGTATATCAACTTGTGAAACGCAAATTCATTCATTTGTTcatgttttgatttcagatttgactTGATCATGTAACGACAATATCATCAATTCTTTGTGTATGTTGAGTTGTAAATGAAAGTCCGTTCATTTGTTTATGTTACGAtctcgtattttattttagCACGTAACGGGAATATCTGTTGTGGTTTATATCGAGTTGTAACATAATATGTGCAAATTAAAGTGGGCTcatttgtttatgttttgatCTGGTATTTTATAAAGTAGTGTAATAGGAATATTGTcgtttgtttatatatattgaGTTGTGAAATATGAGCGGTGACAAATAATAGTACTCCTCTTACGTGTTTATCAACTCTTATAagctattattaataaaattaaaattgaaattgaaattaaatgctAAACTAATCAATAAACACAAACCGGTTATGCACCGCGATCGATCTACTTGGAGAAAGCGACCGGAAATTGATGAAAGGGATTCTCTGCTGGTGGGCCTTCAAATGGGCTCAAGTCGTTGATAGATTCTATTGAAATGCCCAAATtttagaaaaagaagcccgTGTTTTGATAATTAAACTCAACTGAACCCGGCCCACTATTCACAGCCCGAAAATCTGTCAACACTTCAATGCTCAATCAAAAAAGTCCCCACCCAGTCCACTATACTGCACACactcccccctctctctctctacatgcaaaataaaaaacactcGCTCACTCACTCagtatctctctttctctgtacatgcaaaataaaacacacattcacacacaaTATCTCTCTCTCCTGAGCCAGTCAGCCGCGACCATGAAAACAAACCTAGCGAAGCTCAAAACCACCACTCGTAGCCAGCTTTTTACATGCGGATTCTTCCGCCATTGCACTCAAACCGCCCTCAGCCCCACCAGCAGCTCCACCGCCCCTCCCTTCCCCCACCCCCGCCGCAGGCCGAATCCTCCTCCAACACCTCCCAAAGCTTCACCCAGTGGCGCTTCCCACTCTCCAACTCCCCCATGGCCCACCAACCCTACTCTCAACCCAAATCCGACCCCGAATCCGAACCCCTACCCGACCCGGAACCCGACACCCCTCCACTGACCGCCGCCGCCCTCGAGGAGCTCTTCCTGGCCGCGGAGATCCGGTTCGGGTCGGGTGGGAGCGGTCCACCTGCTGGAGCGGTCGCTGGTGTCGAACCCGCCGCGGTGGAAGGGTGCTGCTGcccggcggcggtggtggcgtgCCTCCGCGAGGGGGTGGCACGGAAGGCGGCGAGCAAGGTGCTGCTGGCGCTGTGCCTGGTGGAGGGGAACCGGCtcgcggcggtggcggcggtggtggaggcGCTGGCGGACGCGGAGAGCGCCTTGGCGGAGCGGTCGATGGCTGCGCTGGAGCTGCTGTGCACGACGGCGGAGGGGGCGGAGGAGGTTCGGGCCCACGCACTGGCCGTGCCGATGATGGTTCAGGTGAGGGATTGAAGGTCTATTAATAAATGACATTGTTTCGTTAATATAACCACATTATTATATtggtaaaaactaaaaactaaaaaacatCAATAGGTAGGCGATTGGATTTGTTAGTGGTGGTCAACAATTAGTTAAAAACATTAATAACATACTGTATATGTAAACGtttagatttttggatttatttgacgttatttaattaaaaatatcagTATACGGAGTACTAGACAATTGGGTTTTTGATAGATGTAAATAAAATTCATAGACTCACCAAAAATCTCgattttacaattttatttgCCATATTCGTTACTATATTTATGCTGCATTTTCTTTGTAATAGGATGATTGTGAATAAATCAAATGATTATGGTCTCATTTACTGATTTTTAAATGGCTGAATGTACCAAATTCATGATTCTTTACTTTGCATTTTCTTTTCCtcgatttattttatttttaatacagTATAATAAGACTATACTAGTAATTCGGTTACAATTAAGTTTTATTCTATATATTccgtatttattaattttgtggtTGGTTGTAGTTGATGGGCGAGATGGAAGGCGGTCGGGGTAAGGAGCACGCGATCAGCATGTTGGCGGTGATCTACGGCGGGGCGGAGGAGGGAGCCGCGGCGGTAGAGGTGGCGCGTGCAGGGAGAGTGCAGCGCGGCTCAAGATTCTGCACGACAACGGACAGCTGGAGATGACTGACGAGGAGAGATGAACGGCCATGATTTTTCTCTTTCGATTAATGTTTCTTACAATTCCAATAATTACTGTGCCCCACgtgaataatttttttcttttttctcaattttgatGCCATGTCCCTTGATTAttgatgtatttttattttatttattttcatgttttattttttgtaaataaaactgGTTTGTGCCTTTGAAGTATTTAGAATTTTAGATTGTAATACACTAAAATATTCTGGTGAGACGGTTATCTAAAAGTAGTACGTCAATCATGAAATCATGCATGAACATCTAATGTGGAGTTCGAGTGTTAATAGTATGAGCTATAAATCCTCGCAATTTTATTCTTGAGGCAAAATCATGCATGAACATAGTGGTATCAGAGTCATGGTTCGGGCCAGACTCAGCTCTTGGTTTACTCAATTGCTTTGCACGTTTCCCAACATTTAAGCCCAAGCTAGATCAAGACATGTGATGGCTTGTGATATGTGTGGTCTTAATCTTGTGGTCTTGGTTTGAATAGAAGCTTGTTGGTGTTCAAACGATCACACAATAGAGAATTAGAATTTATATATTGGAAACCCCTACACTATTAGTATGAAGTGTCCCACAAACAAAATCCTAGAAACTTAGTCCAACGTTGATAATATTGTATTGATGTTGAGTTTAGGTGTGCATGTTTAAACCTTTACACGATTAATAGgagtaaaaaacaaaaatggGGTGTGATGTACAATTTTTTGTATTAATATGTGAATAGTTAGTTTGttcagaaagaagaaagaaaacagtGAGGCTAAACTATGGTTATTTCAcaatttatttttgatttcTCAAGTTGGCTGACCACCTATGTTGAGTAGACTCTAGATTGCATACCAAACCCTAGTTTTGCTAAACTAGGGTGATTTTGAATAATATGGGACCTTATATAAATGCATAAATATGTATGCGTTGAAGTTTGAAGATGTTGAACGTGAAAAAGTAGTGATGAATGTAGGCGGGGTCGATTATATATAAAATCCCATCCCAACTATATATCATATTCGATGTCACAGTATATTCTCCGGTAAATTTCTCTTATAGAAACTTTAATGTTATCGTGTAGTTTAGTGTAGTGTGTTATGAGTACTATTGTTGACATGCTTAGTAAAAGAGTGGTGAGATTGCCATTAATTTGTCACGTCCATGATACTCTTCTGCATAGTCACAAATTCTATTTCCTAAATATGTTCATAATCAACCACTAACTCACTCACAAACGACAATCCCTCTTCCAACAACATCTCCTTAGCTTCATCCCAACAATACTAAAATTAGTATAGTTCTCTGTCATATCACACTAAAATAGGAGTAGTAAAAGTCAAGACGAAATCCTGGGATTTCCCTAAAAGGCTTCGGATAGTTTAATTTTAAAGCATACGAGGAAATTACCGTTGTACATGTCGGGTAGTTTATGCAACTTTAATTGCAGTAGGAAATTAGCAATAATATGTATGTatattatctataaatatttttacaaGTGTATCTCGTGGTAATGTCCTTTAAAAGTGAGACATCATCATGCTAGAAAATTCCATTTTCCTCCTCTCAATTTGTAAAATGAATTGTaataaaaattcagaaaatatCCAGGTACTAAAATATAgtcagtgatggatccgcgaatttctgacgttagtaaatgctggtagagaatgaagattatgacacaaagaaattacgtggttcgatttactgaggtaaatctacgtccacggga
Proteins encoded in this window:
- the LOC121811247 gene encoding protein NRT1/ PTR FAMILY 1.2-like isoform X1, with amino-acid sequence MEDGRKEKEMGVEEPLLESAHEKGGFRTLPFIIGNEALEKMATFGLSPNMTLYLINEYHMQMTTTANVLFMWSAATNFMPLVGAVVADSYLGKFHTIGFGSIVCLMGIIILWSTAVIPQASPPPCDQSSNVCISATTFQIMYLCLSFGLISIGAGGIRSSSLAFGADQLEKKGFHKSPGVKQSYFGWYYASYTLSVLVALTCVVYIQENLGWGVGFAVPGVLMLVSVTSFFLASPFYVRFKISSSLITGFVQVVVAAFRNRHLKLLDSTSDVYHCKNGSGLVIPSEKLRFLNKACVVRDAETELTTDGRAANPCRLCTVERVEELKALLRVVPIWSSGMIMSINLSQSTFPLLQAVSMDRHITSSFEIPAASFSVFMIVAVILWVILYDRVFLPLASRIKGRPVRVSTRVRMGIGIFISFLAMIVSATVEAIRRFVAIKNGKVNNPQSVVAMSALWLLPQNFLTGFAEASNAIAQNEFYFSELPRSMSSIASTLLGIGMCLANILASSIMNMVDYFSKQGGGQSWISSNINEGRFDYYYLVLAGLSMANMMYFLGCSAAFGPSRDDGKPPEEEDECDL
- the LOC121811247 gene encoding protein NRT1/ PTR FAMILY 1.2-like isoform X2, whose product is MATFGLSPNMTLYLINEYHMQMTTTANVLFMWSAATNFMPLVGAVVADSYLGKFHTIGFGSIVCLMGIIILWSTAVIPQASPPPCDQSSNVCISATTFQIMYLCLSFGLISIGAGGIRSSSLAFGADQLEKKGFHKSPGVKQSYFGWYYASYTLSVLVALTCVVYIQENLGWGVGFAVPGVLMLVSVTSFFLASPFYVRFKISSSLITGFVQVVVAAFRNRHLKLLDSTSDVYHCKNGSGLVIPSEKLRFLNKACVVRDAETELTTDGRAANPCRLCTVERVEELKALLRVVPIWSSGMIMSINLSQSTFPLLQAVSMDRHITSSFEIPAASFSVFMIVAVILWVILYDRVFLPLASRIKGRPVRVSTRVRMGIGIFISFLAMIVSATVEAIRRFVAIKNGKVNNPQSVVAMSALWLLPQNFLTGFAEASNAIAQNEFYFSELPRSMSSIASTLLGIGMCLANILASSIMNMVDYFSKQGGGQSWISSNINEGRFDYYYLVLAGLSMANMMYFLGCSAAFGPSRDDGKPPEEEDECDL
- the LOC121741276 gene encoding uncharacterized protein LOC121741276 translates to MRILPPLHSNRPQPHQQLHRPSLPPPPPQAESSSNTSQSFTQWRFPLSNSPMAHQPYSQPKSDPESEPLPDPEPDTPPLTAAALEELFLAAEIRFGSGGSGPPAGAVAGVEPAAVEGCCCPAAVVACLREGVARKAASKVLLALCLVEGNRLAAVAAVVEALADAESALAERSMAALELLCTTAEGAEEVRAHALAVPMMVQLMGEMEGGRGKEHAISMLAVIYGGAEEGAAAVEVARAGRVQRGSRFCTTTDSWR